The DNA segment AGCAGCGGAGCGCTGCAGCACGTCGAGGAGAAGACGATCATCCTTCCGATGGGGAGCATCTCCGGCGTCGCGGCAAGCATCCTTACGGAGTGCAAGACGCGGGGCATCCCGGGGATAGGGTTGCTCGGTGAGACGGTGAACACCCCCGACCCGCGGTCGTCCGCGGCCACGATCGAGGTTCTGAACCAGATCTACGGCCTCAATCTTGACATCCAGCCGCTGCTCGAACAGGCGGTGGAGATCGAGGCTGCGATGTCCCAGATCGCCGAACAGGTGCAGAAGACCGAGGCCTCGCCCCGGAGAGAGCAGCTGCCGATGTACGGGTGATGACCATGAAGTACGCAGCGTTAACCGGAATCTCGCCGTCGGTCATTGCCGAACTCAAGAGCGGCAAGGCCCGCACCCTCGAGTTGAACAGCGCTCACAACATCATCACGCTGACCGAGACCGCCCCGGGGGAGTGTATCTTCATAACGTCGGTCAACGAGGAAGACCTCTCGCCCGGAGACCCGGGGATCATGGTCGACCTCCTCGTCCTCAACATCGGCATGAAACGGATCGAGGTCGCCAACCCGTTCTTCTTCGAGGAGCGGGAGCGGATGTCCGCCCGGATCAAGGTCCAGTTCCGGGGAACGACCATCGCCCGCGACGTCGAAGGGCGGAAGTGGGGTGACCCGACGAAGGTCGAGATCATCCGGTCGGCATGTTACCGCGCCGGATGATACGCTTCCTTTTTTTTGTGCGACTTTCCCGAAGGGAAAGGAGCTCGAGAAGCCGTCAGGCTTCGAGCCGCGACGGGCCGAAAGGCCGGAGCATGAGCACCGTCAGGTGCGAGTTGCGACGTTCCAACGGAACGGAACTTGAGACGTCCCGGCTCCTCAAAGGGTTAATAACCCCGGGCGACCAAAATGTATGGGAATACCACAGGGGTCTGTGGCTTAGCCAGGACATAGCGCCGGGCTTCTAACCCGGACGTCGGGGGTTCGAATCCCCCCAGGCCCGTCGTTTTTTGATACCATTTTCCGTAAGAGGAATACAAGCATCCGATCCACGGGATGCTTCTCGCCGCGTGCCGCAGAACCGCGGGGTTGATGACGGCGGATGGCCAATTACATCTCATGAAGCACGAAACGGTCAGACTGGCCGGAAAAGACGCCGACGGGTACGTGATACCCCTCGGCCCGGTGAACATCGTGGCGGTGGTGACGGATGCGGGGATGGTCGGTTGCGGCGCGTTCGACATCGATGCGCTTGAGAAGTTCGGCTACCCCGCAGCGCGGGTCAAACCCGCAGGAGGCGCATCCTCGATCGAGACCGTCGATGACCTCCTCCGCGGCGAGATCAAGGGGGCGAACAGGCATGCATCCGAGCGCGGGGTCGCCGTCGGCATGACCGGGCGCGAGGCGCTCGGCCATCTCTAGGACGTCCAGACCGATTCACGTTTTCAGGAAAAAACAGGGTTGGCCGGATCGAGCCGATCAACGGATTTTCGTCCCCGGCTTGACCGGCCGGAGAGGAACCAGGAGAGACGCTTCGTCGCCGGCGGCGAGGATCATCCCCCGGCTCTCGACGCCGAAGATCTTTGCGGGGGCGAGGTTCGCGATCAGCGCCACGTCTTTGCCCACCAGTTCGTCGGGGGCGTAGAACTGCGCGATGCCGCTCACTACCTGGCGCTTCTCGCTTCCAAGGTCGACGACGAGTTTGTAGAGTTTCTTTGAGCCCTTGATCGGCTCGGCCGAGACGACCTTTGCTATCCTGATATCGAGGTTGCCGAACTCCTCGATCGAGACGACGGGCATCTTCGGTGCGGCCGCCGCATTTGCCCTCTCCACCCGCTCGTTGAGGGTCGCCTCGAGGGCGGCGACCTGATCCTTCTCGACCTTCGCAAAGAGGGTAGAGGGCTTCGCGAGCGGCCGGGCTCCCACCGGCGCCGTGGCCTCGGCGATCGCGTGGTCCGCGATATCGTCGCCGTAGCCGAGCATCGTCCAGGCCCGCTGCATCGCGTCAGGCATCAGCGGTTCGAAGACGAGGACGAGCGCCTTGACGATCTGGAGACAGTCGGCGATCACCTGCTCTGCCGCGGCCCGGTCTTCCTTGATCAATTTCCAGGGGGCGTTGTTCTGGATGTAGCCGTTCCCGAACGATGCGAGCGTCATCATCGCATCGACGGCGTTCTTGAAGTCGTAGTCCCGCATCAGGCCATCGACAGCGGCAAGCGACCGCTCGATCTCCTCGATGACCTCCAGCCGCGGAGCGAGGTCGGGCACGCCTGAGAACTCCTTCTCGGCGAAGTACATCGTCCGGTAGATGAAGTTCCCGAGCGTCCCGACGATCTCGTTGTTCACCCGCTCGCCGTAGACCTTCCAGGAGAAGTCGAGTTCCTTCGTGTGGTTCGTGTAGGAGAGGAGGTAGTAACGGAGGTAGTCCGCCGGGAGACCCTGGTCGAGGTAGTCGTCGTTCGTCCAGACGACGTAGCCACGGGACTTCGAGAACTTCTTGCCCTCGATCGTGACCATGCCGCTCGCGACCACCGCACTCGGGAGGCCGTAGCCCGCCCCTTTGAGGAGCGCCGGCCAGAAGATGCAGTGGTGGTAGATGATGTCGCCGCCGATGAAGTGCGTGACGCCTGTCTCGTCGCCGCACCAATAGTCCTTCCAGTCGGCGCCGGCCTTCTGTGCCCACTCCTTCGTGAACGAGATGTAGCCGATCGGCGCATCGACCCAGACGTAGACGACGAGGTCGTCGCGTCCGGGGAACTTCACGCCCCAGTCCAGCGTCCGGG comes from the Methanoculleus marisnigri JR1 genome and includes:
- a CDS encoding YunC family protein, translated to MKHETVRLAGKDADGYVIPLGPVNIVAVVTDAGMVGCGAFDIDALEKFGYPAARVKPAGGASSIETVDDLLRGEIKGANRHASERGVAVGMTGREALGHL
- the metG gene encoding methionine--tRNA ligase, which produces MSGKPLLVTCGLPYTNGPCHIGHLRTYVPADFYVRYMRRSGEEVVFVCGSDNHGTPIVISAEQEGSTPRVLSERYHEHFYETFRRMDVVFDRFGMTDDAMNHETTRSIVERLIENGYVYAETVSQSYCPDCERFLPDRYVEGICPHCGAVARGDECDQGCGQHLEPGEIKDAICKVCGGKAEYREQEHYFFRLSAFREFLLDYLPALGGTSTARNYALGWVKELLHDWCITRTLDWGVKFPGRDDLVVYVWVDAPIGYISFTKEWAQKAGADWKDYWCGDETGVTHFIGGDIIYHHCIFWPALLKGAGYGLPSAVVASGMVTIEGKKFSKSRGYVVWTNDDYLDQGLPADYLRYYLLSYTNHTKELDFSWKVYGERVNNEIVGTLGNFIYRTMYFAEKEFSGVPDLAPRLEVIEEIERSLAAVDGLMRDYDFKNAVDAMMTLASFGNGYIQNNAPWKLIKEDRAAAEQVIADCLQIVKALVLVFEPLMPDAMQRAWTMLGYGDDIADHAIAEATAPVGARPLAKPSTLFAKVEKDQVAALEATLNERVERANAAAAPKMPVVSIEEFGNLDIRIAKVVSAEPIKGSKKLYKLVVDLGSEKRQVVSGIAQFYAPDELVGKDVALIANLAPAKIFGVESRGMILAAGDEASLLVPLRPVKPGTKIR
- a CDS encoding DUF473 domain-containing protein, which encodes MKYAALTGISPSVIAELKSGKARTLELNSAHNIITLTETAPGECIFITSVNEEDLSPGDPGIMVDLLVLNIGMKRIEVANPFFFEERERMSARIKVQFRGTTIARDVEGRKWGDPTKVEIIRSACYRAG